From one Lotus japonicus ecotype B-129 chromosome 3, LjGifu_v1.2 genomic stretch:
- the LOC130748415 gene encoding DCC family protein At1g52590, chloroplastic-like, producing MLLKRSGRAPDDISSVVLVENDRSYIKSEAVLKIMEYIDFPFPQLAFLVQFVPLFIRDFAYDNVANNRYTIFGRSESCEI from the exons ATGTTACTTAAGAGATCTGGAAGAGCTCCTGATGATATCTCAAGTGTTGTGCTTGTTGAAAATGACAG ATCATACATAAAGTCAGAAGCTGTGCTGAAGATAATGGAATACATAGACTTTCCCTTTCCTCAGCTAGCATTTCTTGTTCAATTTGTGCCTCT GTTTATCAGGGATTTTGCTTATGACAATGTTGCAAACAATCGTTACACGATATTTGGTCGTTCAGAATCATGTGAAATATAG
- the LOC130748414 gene encoding uncharacterized protein LOC130748414, which produces MIVTSALIIWKALMCVTGSESPVVVVLSGSMEPGFKRGDILFLRMSKEPIRAGEIVVFNVDGREIPIVHRVIKVHEREDNGEVDVLTKGDNNYGDDRLLYAHGQLWLQRHHIMGRAVGYAYGLAKLYIGTPEETFSYLESQPS; this is translated from the exons GGCGTTGATGTGTGTCACTGGCAGTGAATCACCTGTTGTCGTTGTTCTTTCTGGAAGTATGGAACCGGGATTCAAGCGG GGGGACATCTTGTTCTTGCGCATGAGTAAAGAACCAATTCGTGCAGGGGAGATTGTGGTGTTTAATGTGGAT GGACGTGAGATTCCAATTGTTCATCGTGTAATCAAG GTACATGAAAGGGAAGATAATGGAGAGGTTGATGTTCTCACGAAAG GAGATAACAACTATGGAGATGACAGGCTTCTGTATGCTCATGGTCAGCTTTGGCTGCAAAGGCACCACATTATGGGTAGAGCTGTCGG GTATGCATATGGCCTAGCCAAGTTGTACATAGGAACACCAGAGGAAACATTTTCCTACCTAGAGAGTCAACCGAGCTGA